The Dreissena polymorpha isolate Duluth1 chromosome 4, UMN_Dpol_1.0, whole genome shotgun sequence region tgatttttttaacattctGTTGTAAAATCTGAACTTGCAATTTGTGAAGGTTTGAACATAAATATATGTAGGAAAATATGCTGTAGGAATCTAACACTAAACAATGTGAGGGCAGACTATCCTGACCTCAAATACATAGGAGTAGTCCTGGGTATGAGAAATAAGGCTTTTGAAGGGTAGGCTTTTTCATCCAGATTCTGCTTGAATAAAAAGCAAATTGTATTTACCTCTTTTGTATTTACTTCAGAAAACATTATGGGTAAACACAAGAGAAAACATCAAGAGAGTTCCAAAGACGAGGTGTATGTAGAGAGGTTCAACCAAGAGCTACAACAAAAATGTTCAGATATGCCTGTAACCAATGATCCATCACCAGAACACAAACACAAAAAGAAGGTGAAGAAAGATTTGGACCAAAAAGACTATGAGGTGTGTACAGTTTCCAATCTTATAGAAAATGTTAACGATTTTGACGATAAaaataagaagaagaaaaaggCAAAAAAGAGAAGAAGGGAAGAGCAAACTGATGATGCTTCAACAACCCCATCATTGAATATCGAAGATTCGATTATGATGGCTGGTCAAGAAGAGGAGGGTATtgttaagaagaaaaaaaagaaaaggaaaCAGAGAGGCAATGAAACTGTAAATGGAATTGAGATAAATGAAAGAAATATGgatgaaaaacaaacatgtgtagcAGATGTCAGTGGTGAAGCAACTGATGAAaggaaaaagaagaaaacaaagaGAAAGAAGAAAAAGAGAACTGATGATGAGTCAAATGAAAAACAACGCAAAACTCAGTTTGAAAGTCATGTATATTGTAATGCAAAAACTGTGTCATCAAATGAAGATAGAAATCACTTAAACACAAGTTGCAATTTAGCTTCAGCCACAACTGTTGGTCAGTGGGGATCTGCGGAATTTGAAGACAACAGCAGACAGAATAAGTTCTTTAGACTGCTAGGAGGACTAAAGAATAAAGATTCAGCAGTGGGGATACAGAGCAAGTTTCAACTTGGAAAGAATAGTATTCAATCAGGTGGTGGCAAAGCAATGAACAGAACACAGCAGGAAACATATGCCAAAACATTAGAAACAGATTTTCAGAAGGCTTTAACTTGTAATGTCAACAGAGGTATTGGACTTGGTTTTGCAAAACCAGCGTCTGAAGGAAAGAAATTTCACATTGATGTTTATCAATCCAAATCAATAAAATTTGATGATTAAATTTAGGCATTAATATACCAACTTGTAAGGGAAATCTATTGTCTGACTTATTATCCATCACTACCAAAATGTTTAGTAACAAGTATATTGGTTAAATAGGTAAAAAATCTGGATAGGCATAACATGTACACGTATTAAATTAAGGAACAATTACCATATCTTTCTGGGCATATCTcaatatttgatttaataaaactaGTATATTGCTAGTAATTGACACTAAAGTGTGTTAAAATTAATAACTGGCAGTCTGCTATCTTAGACCTATAATGTCTCTGCAAAGATGGATAATTAATCAAATCATGTCTGCAAGAGCAGAGTTATGGTCCTTAGATTATTTTAAGCATGTTCATGTATCAGCTTCTAAATAGATGAAAACTGATTTACTCTAAAGTGTGATTACTAACAGCAGGACTGTCATTGTGACTGTCATTAACACCTGCAGGAATGaagattttcattaaatttgccTTTTAGGGAGATGCTTAGTGCTGTCATCTCTTAAAGTTTGTCCAAACTTTTTTtagctttacaaatacatgtacatgtattttgaaattcaaatataaaccatattttaaatttgatatttttaatgCATAAACTTCATGATGTATGGTCAATAATTTAATATCATTGTTATAAGCTAAGAGATACAACCTCATCTTATATCAAACTGGTGGATTGATGATTGATTCCATAATGTTCAAGTCGCCTTCATCTCCCATTATCATGTCTGTTTTACGCCTACTGACAAACTCTGATATTGCCATCACAAACATGTAATTATGAATTGAATATTCAATGAATTTGATACAGACCCAAGCCAGTAAAACTGTATAAATACTGGAAATAAGAGGTTTTCACAAACATGGATAAATTGTTGTTGAAGTATGAAATTGCGAGCACATAGGTATgttttttgacacatttgtagtcccttagaaagtaacattgaattatgccccccttcgaagaagaggggggtatattgttttgctcatgtcggtctgtctgtccgtccatcagatggtttccggatgataactcaagaacacttaggcctaggaacatgaaacttcataggtacattgaccccaattgattttcaggtcacaaggtcaaggtcacagtgactcaaaatagtaaaatggtttccggatgataactcaagaatgcttaggcctaggatcataaaactatATAGGTACTTAAAAccgtactttgatcatgactggcagatgacccatattgatcttcaggtcactaggtcaaaggtcaaggtcacagtgatttgtaatagtaaaatggtttc contains the following coding sequences:
- the LOC127876260 gene encoding lysine-rich nucleolar protein 1-like, translated to MGKHKRKHQESSKDEVYVERFNQELQQKCSDMPVTNDPSPEHKHKKKVKKDLDQKDYEVCTVSNLIENVNDFDDKNKKKKKAKKRRREEQTDDASTTPSLNIEDSIMMAGQEEEGIVKKKKKKRKQRGNETVNGIEINERNMDEKQTCVADVSGEATDERKKKKTKRKKKKRTDDESNEKQRKTQFESHVYCNAKTVSSNEDRNHLNTSCNLASATTVGQWGSAEFEDNSRQNKFFRLLGGLKNKDSAVGIQSKFQLGKNSIQSGGGKAMNRTQQETYAKTLETDFQKALTCNVNRGIGLGFAKPASEGKKFHIDVYQSKSIKFDD